The nucleotide window GTCTCTCAGCATATCTGAAATTAAATCAGAGATGACATCCAGTGTGCGGCTGTCTTGCTTTTGCAAAAGGTTATTAAGACAGCAGAACACACCCCAGAACTCCCCCAAAGATGAGTGATCACCCAAATACGTTTAATCACCCAATGATGTTCAGTGTATCAATTACCGCAAGATGATTTATCCATGCTGTGCCTACACACGAAGACTAAAAACACCACAGGGTGCCTGTCTTGTACCAGATGGAAATCACATAATCTATTCATTTCACCATTATCTCCCTCTCTATTAATCCAGAGATGTGGTACtttgttttcaattttcattttagcaACACTCAGTATTTCAAGCCACTTGACAGGTGTGGATAATGTGATGTTACTCCTGCCAAATCATTTCAAGGTGAGAAGAGATTTTACTCAGGCTTTTCAATTTACACACTGGTGATCATCTGGACTGTTTTGCTAAATACCCCATTCAGTATAAACACGTGCcactgaaacaaaaatgaatgtagACTATAAGGGACTTGATAAGATATTTATCTAGATAAGcctgcattgactttaaaatgatcattccGTTCTACTCTTTGCAGGCTTGTAGGTCATATATGCGTCTGGTCCATGAGGTTCGCGTTAAATGTCCACATATTTAAAAGGATAGATCCCTAAAAAAAAGTGGCCTGTGTTTACCTTGTTTACAGTCGCAGTACCCCCAGTCCACTCTGCctttgtggtttttgaaaaagCACCAGGGTCGGATCCTGCCGTCCGGGTTACGACAATGATTGTGCTCTCCAATTCCTTTATCCGGGTAACGCTCCTTGAAGCCGGCCACTTCGGTCCAGTTCATGCACCGGGTGCCGGACTCGGTGACGTCTATAGCTCCCCGGTAGAAACCGTCTCTCCCACGGCTCTGCGCGCAGTCAGTGAACGGCGGGATGAATAAGGGGACGCTGCTGGAAGAACAGCAGCCGCTGTTCGCGACCACAAGCGCGGCTGTTAAAGCAAAAAATGCCAAATTCATGTTAGGTCTCTGGTTGTAGGCAGTTGTTGACAGTGGAAATTACAATTGACATTTGCTTGTATCAGCAGCGGAGGAGACGCTTTCTAGTCAGCCTCATCTCGCCTGCCGTGGGACGGAGTGAGAGCCGAGAAGCCAAAAACAACGCGGATCAATTAAACTTCTATTTGTGTGGGCAAATGGGCAGACAGACCCCATAGAAAATTCAATAACATATAGGCTAACCTTTTATTGCTATTGTTACCCCCTCAACGCCCCACCcccctgttgtttttcttaaatttttgTCCATTTGGGCTATAATCACATGTAGGCTATGGGATACTGCTTTTTGCCTACCCTCAAATTTCAGATTTACATAGAGTTAAACCTACGTACAGTCGACCTAGTCTATTCATAATCACATTATTCATGTTTTGTGCCTTATAGCCTAAGACTTTGAGGAAATGTGTAAGTTAGTAGCCTATTGGGATTGCACATTGTTAGACTTGGGTTTTCATTTAAGTATATAAGGCTATTTGTATTCATCTTTTACTTTATGTGCTATGATGCTTCCTGGTCCTTTACGCATGTGCTTTATTCATATGGCTTcatgatatttatatttgaaaaaacaaacaaacaaaatctcGATTACTAGCTTTTATCATGAGGGGAGATTCAACAGGATCTTTTTGAAGAACAGTCATCACCTGAACCCTACACGAGAGCGTGATGGATAATTGAATAACACACGCTCCTTCCGCCACTGTCTCTCCCATATTGACAGACGGATCAGACAGTGTATGAggaataatcaataatcatcGTCCattgtctgagagagagagaaagagagagagagagagagagagagagagagagagagagagagagagagagagagagagagagagagagagagagagagagagagagagagagagaataatgtaaatataaaattcaATAGCTCACATCTACACTATAGTCGCCTATTCTCTGATTGGAGGAAGCACATTGAAACTTGAATAACGACTTGATAACGTCATCAAACGGCGCTCTTTCAAGTATGTGTACTTATAAACACCGGCGTACACCGAAAGCGGTCAAGTAAACTGCTCTTTTTACCGATTGACCTGCTCCACCCTAGCTGCCAGGACCGCaatgatgacaaaaaaacaccttcGAGTACGCAAATAAGACTGATATACGTCCATGAAGCAGTCGCGGCCCAGTGTTATTCTAGCACTTCGTTTTAGCGACTAACTCCACCTTCGCCCACCCGCACGTCCAGTCCGGCCGCCTTGGTGAAAATATCGAGCGCATCCATTTGTATTTTTAGCGGCTATTGCACATTAGCTGATTGTTGGCTTCCTTTGTAGCAATATCAGCTGCAACTCGTATTAATGTAAACAGGCTTTGATGCACCAAGCATTCGTTGTGTTTAATAGTTAATTAGAAAACAGTATAAGGGGAAGAAATGAACAGTCGACTGCAAGAGATCCGTGAACGACAGAAACTTAGACGGCAGCTTTTAGCTCAACAGGCAAGTAGCTAATTTAACCAGTCGGTTGGCGTTAAACAATATCTGAAACAGTGGATAATAAATACGTAGAGCAGCTGACAGATAATCAActtgtgtttgcatgcatgcatgcatggaGATGCATATTCGACTGTGTGGtgaacaaggagagagagagttatgTCGGGGGTGAAAACTTCTTAGCTGAAAGACCCCTTTCAAACATTTGGTTACATTGGTCGCCCTCGAGTGGCCTCAAGGCGCAAATAACCTCTCTATTGAAGCAATTAGGGCCAATTCAAGTTAGCAGATAGTGGTGGAAGAAGTGTCTTAAGTAAAAGTCTTGCatgaaaaagctgtaaaaacgtTACTTAAGTAACTTACTAGCAAccctctgactgatattatatttgacatcattagattatttatactgaagcatcagtgttagagcagcatgttagtgttgtagctgctggaggtggagcttgTTTTAATTACTTCATAATATACAATTAGCTATTAGTCTAGTGCAGGGGTTCTCAAACTTAATGGGGTCGGGGACCCCTAATGGCGCAAAATATTTTGCAAGGACCCCCTCTTAATCACAACACAAATTTAGGCTTACAACTTACATCATATAGGCTTAATATCTGTTCTGTCAAATACATTGGAACATTTTATTACCAGAACATGTTATGTTGATACCTCAATAGTTTCAAACAGaatcatttcattgcattttggcCTAACTTGACCTGTAGCAAACTGTTTCAAGGACCCCCTGGCAATGGCCTGGGGACCCCTGGGGTTCcccggaccccactttgagaaccactgtggttcccaacctaggggtcaggcccatccaaagggtcaccagataaatatGAGTGgcgtgagatgattaatggaagagaaaagaataaaaaacaaagttatgaTACACatctttttcagttttgggaTTGTTTTTCTATAATCTTAGATTTTAGACATCTAAAATatgaccctgactacacactgctttttgtaagaccaCAAAAGCCAAAACACCATGAAAGTTCATGACACttatctgcacatttttgtcTATCCAGTTAGGAGCTGAAAGTGCAGACAGCATTGGTGCTGTCTTGAACAGCAAAGATGAACTCAAAGAGATTGAAGAGACACGAGAAACGTGCAGGTAAGATTTATTTAACCCACAAAAAACTGTGTGAAAGGGATTCCCAAGTTGgccagagaagaaaagagggcaGCAGTTGAACAGTTGACAGTAGCTGCCAGTCCAAGCCATTATTTTGTTCTTCATGCCATTAAGTACAAGTAAAAATTGACCATGTAACTTGagttaacacacaaacaagtatCACCAACAAAAACGGAATATTAATTAGTAAGATAGTTGGTATGTAcaactgttcagtttgtattgtatttctaTTTTCACTTTCCACTTTCCACTTTCCACTTTTTATAAATATGAAGTTAGTATCTCTGAACATATTGAATTCTTTCCccttaatgtaatatttaaaacatttgtccATCCAGTTTTGTTGTCAGTTTTGTCTCCTTTTGTGTCACGTTGATGTTGTGCTTCAATGAGAAATGTATTTAGGATGCTTGTGTTTTGCAGGTCCTCATTAGATAGTTTGGTCCCACCCTCTAAAAGgaaggcagagggagaggacaCGGAGGAGGATGTGGAGGAACAAAAGGTGAGTGCAGTCACATGTTAGCATTACGACCATGAGATGATTGATAACCTTTTGAAAATAGACAAATGGCATGTACTGCATAGGGCTGACTGCCAGCCTTTGAGTAAGTATGCATGTTAAAACTGTTCAAAAGAAAAGGTGTGCTGCCTCATGACAGTTAAGACGGCCCCCGCCTGGGTACATGACGGTAGAGTTATGCATTAGTCTTAATTAATAGTAGCGAAGATTGTCCAATGATCTATCTATAATGATCAAATCAATCTATTGGAGgtcatatacatacatttttaaagacagCATTTCATTGATTAAGGTCTCTCAGTTGTCATTGTGAGGTGGTGGCTGCATGTTGTGAGCATAAATTTGACTAGCACCCAAAgctggttgtttgtttttctcaacCAACAGAGGCTGTTTACAAGCTTTAATTGGATCTTGATGGACTTCAGGGTGAAGGATGTTTTGATCAAATTCAATACTTGAGTATTGTGTGAATTATGAACTTCACTTAAGGAAATCTTTGGGGCAAATATGACATGCAACCAGAGAGGAAActggtttatttatttcccGTATTTGCTTCCCCAACATCTTGAGTTTGATTTCACTTTTGTCAACCACATTTCTCCATGCAGATAAAGATTCAGATTATAGAACAATGTTAatgtcaaagtgtgtgtgtgtgtgtgtgtgtgtgtgtgtgtgtgtgtgtgtgtgtgtgtgtgtgtgtgtgtgtgtgtgtgtgtgtgtgtgtgtgtgtgtgtgtgtgtgtgtgtgtgtgtgtgtgtgttaggatgAGGTGGAGGTGCAGCAGCTGGAAGAAACCAACCCATATGAGGAAGTGTACAAGGACTCAAGTACTTTCCTTAAGGTTAGGATActtgctgtttatttattttatagaaactgtttatttgatttctttgatatcttctttttttattttgttagtttcTACTGCTTAATTGATGTAAATAAACTGCATTTTCTAACTGCAGAGAGTAGCTAAATCAGATATAGATCAATAAAAAATGAGGGCAAATTGAATGTTTTTAGTAAAGGATTAATTTGCTGAGATTTTCCTCAACATAAGTATGTAGATGTAACTTTGTGATTTAATATGGAATtgattctattttattatttgtgcattgtatgtttgtttaattcataGACCAGTACTGTAcagttttaaaattgtgttttgtaaTGAGTTTGTATAAATCTCACTTTCaacattattataatgataataaacaagaaaaataagacaTGGCCACTTcaaagtgaaattaaatttgACATGTGGGATGCCCTCGTGTGGCCCCAAGGAACAAATAAACCTCACTGTTGAAGCCATTTGGGAAATATACCTAGACGATTTTGCAATATTTATAAAGGATTCACACCGCGTGAGACAAGAATTATCAGTATCAACTGTTTTGACTACAGGCTGGCCTTACCCGTATCAATCtcagtgaaaacaaacaaacaataatggAACAGCTCTAGTGTTAACTTCCAACTCTGTACTTTGTCAGGCTTGAGTGATGCTAAGTAGACTGCCAAAACTCATTGACACGATATGTAAAATTCTCTGAATGTTTTCTGTGGTCACACTATATGGTGCAACTGGGGAAGGGGGAATACAAATTGGCCCAGGACTTTGGAGTTGACCTACCAAATCCCACCTGTAGACAAACCGCCGCATGCATGTCTCTTTACAAGAATCACATAATAAAAAAGGGATggaattaaaaataatgatttgtacaAGAATACATAGGCTCTTTTATGCAGAAGTCATGCATTGGAGCCATAAAGTTGCATtaagttggatttttttttacaatgagcCAAACAAAGCCGTCATAATGCCACCCCAGTGCATGCTTTGCATAAAGTTTGCCTGCGTTCCAGATTCAGATGCGTGATGTTTAACATAATTGAGTCAACTCCCTGGCGGCTCCCTGTCTCGCAGTTCTGGCTGTCCCTTTTACTCAGACGTCAGTTCCGGTTTGTGAATACCTCTGTATTGGCAGAGCAACTCTGTGCCCCCACTCAATGTTTGTTTATGCATAACAGCGAGGCAGAATAAAGGTGCATTATCCCTGCATTGAACAGCCTGTGTGAAAGGGGCTCATGAAGTAGAACCCCTTGTACAatattatatacttatatttatACTATTTTGTAAAGTTAGATCTGTTACACTGGATCAGATCCAATCCTatggtgtttttattgtatCAGAAACACTTTTTCACATTGAATCCAcaactacaaaaacaaaattggcagctgtcaaaaacaaacaaacatgtaacttgagttgacacacaaacaagtaacaccaataaaaactgaatattaattaataagaaGTAAGAGAAAAGCCATCTTTGAAACTTCTGATCCCATGCTtgaaaaacaagttttatttGGCTCTTTAGCAATGTTAAAGGAATGTCAGTAACATCATCACGAGTTGCCTTGCGTCAACTTGAAATTTTAGGCTGCATTGTGTTCCGCAGCCTATTAAAGGCTAATTTTAGGTTGGAACAGGTTTAGATAGAGACCAGAATGTTTGCTTTCACAATGCCAAAACTATTTTTGCATGAGAAGTACCAGTGTTTGATTGAACGCTTTAGTCACAAAGCTTACCCATTTGATTTCAATACATGTGATCTTTTTTTGATGTCGCGATGAAATAGATACATGAACAGTctaaacatataaaatgttcAGAAAACAAATCAGAATGTTTGCTTTCACAATGCCAAAACTATATTTGCATAAAAAGTACCAGTGGCTTACAGGAAGCTTTAGTCACAAAGCATACCCATGTAATCTCAACACACGCAATCCTTTGTTGTAGtgataatgaaatataattcaTCTATTGAGAAATATTGCTTCCTCATATGAGTCTATTGTTATTTTAGAAACAGCAAACATTTTATTGGAACTGGCAGTTTCCcttttttaagggttttttaaaaaaattgcaTACATAAAAAATGCACTAGTAGACATCCTGGTGTTCATATGTAAGTTCTCTCTATGTAGATTTTTCAGATGTAtcttattaatttaattttcaggGTACCCAGAGTTTGAACCCTCACAATGACTACTGTCAGCACTTTGTGGACACGGGGCACAGGCCACAAAACTTCATTAGAGATGTTGGTGAGTTGGTGCTCATCTGTGTGTGGATGTTTATATACATGTGCGTGCCTGTATGTGGTTCTGACCTCAGTGTTTTCTGCGGTTCAGGCTTGGCTGACCGATTTGAAGAATACCCTAAACTTCGAGAACTGATCAGACTAAAGGACGAACTCATCTCCACCACCAACACCCCTCCCATGTATGTTAAATGATGATGTCAATATTATACTACATATTTAGCTGATTGTTAATGTGAttacattcagaaaaaaacccaatgtGAGTTAAAAAAGACTCTCACCCATTCAAATGGTATCAACTCTTTTGAGAAGAGTTGGCTATgtctaaggtgtgtgtgtttgtgtgtgttttaggtaCCTCCAAGCTGACCCAGAGCACTTTGACCTGCAGGATTTAAAGTGCAAGTTTGATGTTATTCTGCTTGAGCCTCCTTTAGAGGAATACTACAGAGAATCAGGCATTAGTCACACTGAACGTTTCTGGACATGGGATGATGTATGTATGCCTGTTTGGCTTGTTTGCATTTAATAGTATAGGTATAGAGGTCTTGAAAAGGGTTAAAAAAGCAATGAATACAGTTAGCCTCAGAGGTTATTAAAAAAGTCttacattatatttatgaaaGTCTTGAATATTTTCTCTTGCCTGGTGTAGGCAGTAATGTTAACtataaaatgtcttaatatCTGAATGTGGGCTGTCAGGAAGCACCTATAATCTAAAAGTGGGATTGTGCATGCATAAgctttttaatgctgtttttatgGAGTTTCAGTTAACACTGTCAGCCCTGTTTGACTGCTTGCTAAAGTAGCTAGAAAGCTCATTGACTCATAATGGGAAACATTTGATTTTAGCAAAAATTCATTCAATTATCATCTTTCATttcttcatccatccatccatttcctGCTACGTCAAGGTCACGTTAAATTAGTTGATTATATCTTTTGGAATTATTGTAATGTATGGCTTAGAAGTATTGAAAAACATGTGGTATAATAATTTTGGGAACCCAGCAGAAACCCTGAATAAAGGTCAGGTATCTACTAGACATTTTGTCTAAGGATGCATCACACTATTCAGCATAATTTTCATTTACCTGATTTGTAAttctaaacatttttctttgagCAAGCTGCCATGCTGGAAGACCCCTTACAGAAATATTAGGCATGTTTGATAAGTATTCAAACACCCCGGCAATCATAGGAGGGCTGTTAAAAAGGTTACTTATCCCGGACAGCCAAAACAACTGTCTGGTTATCTGATCtaaattgtttatattattGTCTAGTAATTCTGCTTGTTGCTTCTTTGCTATTGTAGATCATGAAACTGGAGATCGAGGAAATTTCAGCCCTGCGttcctttgtgtttctctggTGTGGCTCTGGTGAAGGCTTGGACTTGGGCAGAATGGTAATGTGATCCCTTGCTCAGTGAAAATCACATGTTAAATAATAGGCAAACTGTAGCTCTGTGTCCAAATTGTTTCTGATACTCTTTACTAGTTTTACAAGTGTTTTGAAACTCAAGGCATTTGTTTTATCTTAACTGCTTGTAGGACAACACTGCATTCTTTGAGCCAGTCAAGAACCTGCTGGTTGAGTGTTTATCTAACATCTGACGTAGGCAACGGTTTGTATAATGTGATGACAACAGGCTGAAGCATCCCCAGCTACGTTAGAACTATGTCTGTTTGCACGGTACTATTCAAGCCTCAGGCCTCCTTCGCAAAGGACAAGCtgtcagaaaaacattttcattgtgaCCTGCCCTTTTTAAGCATGTCAGTAACACTGAGTCACAGTATGGCACTCTATCAGAAAATAGATTTTACTGTTGTCTTCACCAGATAAGGTATGTTTATACTACATACTTTTTttgactttcattttaaaaaggtttttccAAATGTCTGCATTGTTAAGGGGAAACAGATGTACAACTTGTACATTtgagtatttatattttagagaaAAGTATAGTGACTAAAGACTATTTAGAAGAGGCGTAATGGTCTAAGATAAAAAGCctaattgttttttaagtttttgccaGTAGCATTATCAAAAGTATCAAAAGCTATATATAGACACATTTCAACAACTGAAAGATTATTATCAGATCTGGAATGTTGTTTTCCTGCAATGACTTGATAACAACTATTCTTAGTTATCTCAAAAAGCATTCAACTACTTCAAACAATAGTAAGTAACCAGTCAAAGTGGTGAGAAAGCATGTGATCAGAAACATGATataagtacaaaataaaataattactgGCCATGTGTTTTCCAGCAGCGCAGCAATTTGTATGGACTCACACACTGGATTTTCTTATTGAATTTATatcatttttgatgtttttatgataCATTCGATGGGTAGTGGAAGTCTTACTGTTAAAGTGTTTTAGGTTTTACGAATCCATTGATCATCTGATATTTATTAGAAAAATGTATCTGTCAATAATAGCCGCCCTAAACTGAATGCTTGTTTAGCCAATGCAGTACTTGGTTCATCATGGTACCTTATTACACCATTTCAGTGTTTGAGGAAGTGGGGCTTTAGGCGGTGTGAAGATATCTGTTGGATCAAGACCAACAAGAACAACCCAGGCAAGACCAAGGCACTGGACCCAAAAGCAGTATTCCAGAGGACCAAGGTAATGTATACATTCAttcacacccatacacacatgGACAAACAAACCAGtagaaatgtgaaatatatgttaatgttaatataaatattaaattatttaattactttGGGATTAATTTTCCTTGAAAATATGTAGATAATGTAATGTTAGATATACCATTTTTACAAGGCTCATTTAAATATGcttaatttaaagttaaatctGTGTAAATTGTATAATACTATACATAGTAACATACACAACATATTCCCTTCAGGAACACTGCCTGATGGGAATCAAAGGAACAGTGCGCAGAAGTACCGATGGTGACTTCATCCATGCCAACGTGGACATTGACTTGATCATCACTGAGGAACCTGAGATGGGAAATGTTGAGAAGCCTGTAGAGATTTTCCACATCATTGAACACTTCTGTTTGGGCCGCAGGAGGTTGCATCTGTTTGGAAGAGACTCAACCATTAGACCAGGTGAGATGGACACACGCTTTCCTTCGAAAAATAGATTGAATTAAGGTGATAACTGCATGTTGCTATGCTATGTTTCCTTTTTAGTACTTCTGCGTATCTCTCAATATTTATGCTGTTGTCTTCTCTTTCTAGGCTGGCTTACAGTGGGTCCTACTCTGACAAACAGTAACTTTAATCCAGAGACCTATGCCTCACATTTTGGCTTGCCCAACTCCCATCTATCTGGCTGCACTGAGGAAATAGAAAGGCTGCGACCCAAATCTCCCCCTGCTAAGCTGAAGTCAGACCGTGGTGGTGGCGCACCCAGAGGAGGACGTGGTGGGCCAAATGCAGGGAGAGGCGGAGACAGAGGCCGTGAAAGAAACAGACCAAATTTCCGTGGGGACAGGGGAGGGTTCAGGGGTAGAGGAGGACCACATAGGGGCTTTCCACCTCGCTAAGCAAAGAGTAAAGAGCTCACGCCAACCAGACTGATGCCAGATCTTCCcatttatataaatacaaagtCATTCTTGTGTGTAATGCAGTTGGTatggtttatatgtgacaatTGAGAAGTCAGCGAGTATGATCAATCTTTTTGAatctttttggtttgtttatatttttcatgGATGTACTGTACTTAAGATTGAATGATTGTTTGAATAAACATTCTTTTAACTGTTTGTGCTGTTGCATTGATTTAAGtattacttttttgtctttgaataTCCATGTCAATATAACAATGAGCTAATAATTAGAGAGCATGCATTATAAGAATGGTAAATAGAGTGTAATGCTGCCACTCTTTCTCAATATACAGCAGTATAGCAGTACTTTaaattcatttcagtttatattgtCACTTTGACTTTACTGTGAATTTAATTGTCTCTCAGTGCTGCTTTTGTGGCAAAGCTATTTGACTTCTGTGTGTACAGCATGTGCATATGCACAACGAAAGCCGATTGGCTGTTATCTTGTGTTCACGATCTTCCTGCATGCTGTCAAGCAAGTATGGGGAATGTCAACTATTCAGAGTTAAGGAGTAGTATCTTTCAAGGAATTCTGCTCATCGTCTTCCGGAAAAGTACATACTGTCCCCTTTAGGTGTCTGGCTTTGTTGCTTGAAGGTTTCATCCTTCCTGACATTTTACAAGTTCAGGTAAAATTGTTTTAGCACAGTTGTGGTGTGGCTGCACGGATGCTGGATATCTCTTTTTTTGATGGATTTCCTTAAAGTTTGGTACATATATTGATGTTCCTCACAATGTGAATTATAATAATGTGATACTTATTTTTAATCTAGTGCCATCAGGTCCATTTTTTACTTGTCCAATACTTGGTTTAGTGATGGTGTATGActaaatacatgaaaaacaaatgacatttcCATTAGTCTGTGCTGTACATTTTGTtctgtgctaattagcaaatgtttgcaTTGTAACACTAAGATTGGTAAATTGTAAGATGGTAAACATAGTACATTATTTTTGTACCTCATAACAACAGCATGTTTGTATTCTCGTCACAATAATAGCAGCAGGCCTAAGTAGCCTCAGAGGATTGTTCAGTTACTATGAAGCATTTTTTAATTCGGTCTTCAACACCCAAGAAACTCCAGCATAATGAGAATGTGTTAACATAAATCTCAAGAATGTGTAGGCGTATACAGACGGCTGACAGTTCCTGTTGTGCTTACTGGGGCTGAACAACTTACACcttcactattttttttatcatatggAGTTTGATGGAGAGATTGAAGTAATAGCATAGTAGATATGGTGTATACTTTACCAACTTCAACCTGAGCATAAATATAGTCAGCCACAATACTTGAAAACACCTATGAGGGTGTGAGAGACCTATAAGCTATTTTT belongs to Scomber scombrus chromosome 2, fScoSco1.1, whole genome shotgun sequence and includes:
- the mettl14 gene encoding N6-adenosine-methyltransferase non-catalytic subunit, which encodes MNSRLQEIRERQKLRRQLLAQQARAESADSIGAVLNSKDELKEIEETRETCRSSLDSLVPPSKRKAEGEDTEEDVEEQKDEVEVQQLEETNPYEEVYKDSSTFLKGTQSLNPHNDYCQHFVDTGHRPQNFIRDVGLADRFEEYPKLRELIRLKDELISTTNTPPMYLQADPEHFDLQDLKCKFDVILLEPPLEEYYRESGISHTERFWTWDDIMKLEIEEISALRSFVFLWCGSGEGLDLGRMCLRKWGFRRCEDICWIKTNKNNPGKTKALDPKAVFQRTKEHCLMGIKGTVRRSTDGDFIHANVDIDLIITEEPEMGNVEKPVEIFHIIEHFCLGRRRLHLFGRDSTIRPGWLTVGPTLTNSNFNPETYASHFGLPNSHLSGCTEEIERLRPKSPPAKLKSDRGGGAPRGGRGGPNAGRGGDRGRERNRPNFRGDRGGFRGRGGPHRGFPPR